The Hevea brasiliensis isolate MT/VB/25A 57/8 chromosome 1, ASM3005281v1, whole genome shotgun sequence DNA segment AATACCTAATTCTAATTAGTATCACTATCATATACATCATCGCATTCCTCATCACTTTCTGAGTCCAATTCAagctcttcttcatcttcaacatccTCTTCATTAATTTCAACTAGTACACCATTTTGATCATTCAAGTATTGTTGTTGATCATCATCATCGTCAATTTGAATCAAAGGGacttccatttcatcttcttgaaATGGTTCTTCCCGTGCAGGGGGGGTTGTGACATTCACTTGCTCAGGAAGATCAATAACAGATCTCGCTTTGATTTTGAACAGCTCCCACCAATTATCCTTGTCACGTTTTAAGCTTGGATATATGGAATAATTCACCTGAGCAGCTTGGATAGCAAGAACAAATGGTTCATACCTATTgaaggatcttttatgattaatatccacaagtttatattttggatgaatctttgttcccacatttggtgttggatcaaaccaatcacatttaaacaatacaGTTCTTTTGATTGGTAATCCAGGGTACTCCAATCGTAGCACTTCAATTAATTGTCCATAGTAGTCACTTTCATTAGTACTGTAAATAGTCCCTTGATACATACCCCACTGTTCATCGTTGCCCTATGCGAACCATAACCTTTAGTGTGAAATTTATAACCATTAACTACATAACTATTGTAGCACATAACActtcttaatggaccctttgataGATCCTTTAAAACTGGCTTGATATATTGTTGGAGGGATTGTGAACATATTTATTGAACCACTTATCAAATTCACGCTCTAGTTTCTCATCAACTTGTTTATCATTGATATTTGGATTGGCCATGTGTAACTCATTAACAAAAATGCTGCACACAATGAAAATAGTTAATTACATGTTTGGAATCAATAATGGCATTGcaacaattataataattgaatattagAAAAACTTACTCAATGTACGGTTTTACTTCTATACAATTCAACAAGATGTACATTTGTCTCGCTTGAAATTCTTGTTCGTGAGATATGTAACCTTTCCTTTTCCAGTGGCCTACCGGAATGAGTGAAAATTGATAGATTCCCTAGATGTTCATCCATATGTTCGACTGTATCATCATTGCGTGGAACCTTTCGATGCCTTGTGTTGACATGGGGTTCAAAATAATGAGCGCAGAATGACGATGCTTCTTCAACTAAGTATGCATTGCATATGGAACCTTCCACtttggctttatttttcacattatttTTTAACTTCCTAAGGTACCTGTACCATTTACTATTTAGTCACAACAAAGTTTTTATTTCTCCATGTAATGATAGTATACAACAATACATTAAACTAGTTACCTCTCAAATGGATACATCCACCGATATTGCACAGGACCAGCAATCCATGCTTCATAAGCCAAATGCACTGGGAGATGTTCCATGGAGTCAAAGAAACTTGGAGGGAATATACGCTCTAGTTTACATAATATAATAGGAATCTCTTCATTGAGCTGTAACATGGCTTCTTCTCTAAGTGTTGTTGAAGTTAACTCTCTAAAGAAATTGCTCAATTCGGTCAATGCTTGCCACACATTTTTTGGAAGCAATTCACTAAATGCTATTGGGAGTAATCTTTGCATAAAGACATGACaatcatggcttttcatcccaaaCAACTTTAGTTTTCTCATGTCTATACACCTACCCATGTTTGACACATAACCATCTGGGAATCTAAGATTTTTAAGCCATTCACACAACACTGCTTTTGATTGTTTGTCTAATGTGTAACATGCTTTAGGATACTTTCCTGTTGCCATATCCCTCTCTAACTCAGGTCGGTGACAAAACTCTTTCAAATCTTCTCTTGATTTTGCATTGTCCTTCGTCTTCCCTTCAACATTCATcacagtattaaaaatattttcaaatacaTTTTTCTCTATATGCATGACATCCAAGTTGTGGCGAAGCATGTTAGTACTCCAATATGGCAAATCCCAAAAAATGCTCCGTCTCTTCCAACCCGTGTTTTTTGCTTTGCAACTGTTATTCTCATCTGCACCCATATCTGTGACACACATTAATCCTAGATGTTCTATTTGTTCTAAAATTTCCTCACCAGATAGAATGGGGGGAGCACTTTTTGTAACTGTCTTGTTCTTTCTAAAAGCAATTTTATTAAAATCGAAAGGATGGTTAGCTGGTAAGAATTTACGATGATTGTCAAACCATGATTGTTTACCACCCTTTGTCAATGTGAATGCATCTGAATCGTCCCTACAATATGGACAAGCAGTCTCGCCTGTTGTGCTCCAATCGGATAACATTGAATATGCAGGGAAATCACTTATTGTCCATAATAACGCAACCCtcatattaaaattattcttCTTTGATGCATCATATGTCTCAACTCCAACTTCCCAcaactgtttcaactctgcaaTAAGGGGCTGTAAGTACACATCCAATTTGTCTTTTGGGTTTCTCGGACCAGGAACTAGTACCGTTAGGAACATATACTCTTCCTTCATACATAACCAAGGAGGCAAATTGTAAGGAGTGACAATGACTGCCAAGATGAATATTGTTGTCGGATCGACCGAATGGTTGAAACCCATCGGTGCAGTCCTAGCCTTACATTCGAACCTCAAGAAGAAATGAAGGATGTGTTTTATTAAAATGCTTCCATGTAGTTGCATCTGAACAATGACACATTACCCCATCTTCATGGTCATGCTCAGCATGCCATCTCATTTCTTTTGCTGTTGCATTCGAAGCATATAATCTTTGCAATCTCTGTGTGAGAGGAAAGTAGTACATTTTCTTATGTGGCACATTGGTTTGAAAATTAGAAGCGCCTCGACTATGTCGTTTGAACCGTGGATGGTCACAAAATTTGCAATTCGTTAACTCACTATCTTCATTCAATATAACATACATCCATTAGTACAACAATGAATCTTCTCAATGTAGGCCCAATGCTTGAACCAACTTCTTCAGTCAGTAAAAGTTTTGAGTCATTAAATTTTCATCCAGTAACACCTCTTTCATAAGTTGACAAATGTCATCAAAACACCTTCGACAAATGATGTTACGCCTTGATGTTCAACATCCTTGCAACAACCGAGAGCTGAATGGCTTTCACAACTGCCACACCTCTTGATTAACGACTTGCAACATGTCATACAATTTTTGGTGATGGATTTGGAGGCTCCTCCATTACATCTGAAAGAAATCGGGACTCTTGCATCCATTACCATTTGCTCATAGGTATTGCTTGtgctattatcaacctcttgagCAGACTCCGCTATCATAACATTTATGTTTTGACTATCAATATTACTTGTGCGGGGTTCCCATGTAGAATCCATTTATAATAATATGGCACAAATCCATGCTTCATCAAATGTAACCGAATTGTATTCTCATCGGATAATTACGATTCGACACTTTCGATGATTACATGGACACTTGATTTATCCCCATCCATCCACTCTGGATGTTGCTTAGCAAATGTTATGAATTGTTCAATACCTTCTATGAATTCCGAGGTCAATAGACCATCTTTTAACCTAGCATACATCCATCTCCGATCCGATCCCATTTTCCTAATAGTTGTAATAATTAAGTGAATATTAGTAATGATATGTCATATATCGAATTACATCATATCCCCAATCATGCGTTGAAAGGTAAGGCCCTAACCCAATTAGAATTGTATCATCTCTACCAATAATGCATGAGATAATGACATGtcatatatttgtaaaaattcaaAGACATCTCCCATTAGTTCTCcaagtgcacaacataaaatttgcaCCAGAGAACAATGAGAGATGTTACAAAATTTCTACAAATAGAAAAATTATCACCTCAAAAATTGATATGCATGCATCTACAAATTAAAACGCCATATTAAAATATTACTTACCTGTGATAATGAAAGCAAGGGACAAAATAACGAGATAGTGACCAAAAGAGAGAATGAGACAgtgtagttaaaaaaaaaaaaaaagaaattcacaagaaattattgtataaaatttaacacctcaaagtaaataaataaataaataactacaTTATATGGCATAa contains these protein-coding regions:
- the LOC110655973 gene encoding uncharacterized protein LOC110655973 produces the protein MDSTWEPRTSNIDSQNINVMIAESAQEVDNSTSNTYEQMVMDARVPISFRCNGGASKSITKNCMTCCKSLIKRCGSCESHSALGCCKDVEHQGVTSFVEDSELTNCKFCDHPRFKRHSRGASNFQTNVPHKKMYYFPLTQRLQRLYASNATAKEMRWHAEHDHEDGEEYMFLTVLVPGPRNPKDKLDVYLQPLIAELKQLWEVGVETYDASKKNNFNMRVALLWTISDFPAYSMLSDWSTTGETACPYCRDDSDAFTLTKGGKQSWFDNHRKFLPANHPFDFNKIAFRKNKTVTKSAPPILSGEEILEQIEHLGLMCVTDMGADENNSCKAKNTGWKRRSIFWDLPYWSTNMLRHNLDVMHIEKNVFENIFNTVMNVEGKTKDNAKSREDLKEFCHRPELERDMATGKYPKACYTLDKQSKAVLCEWLKNLRFPDGYVSNMGRCIDMRKLKLFGMKSHDCHVFMQRLLPIAFSELLPKNVWQALTELSNFFRELTSTTLREEAMLQLNEEIPIILCKLERIFPPSFFDSMEHLPVHLAYEAWIAGPVQYRWMYPFERYLRKLKNNVKNKAKVEGSICNAYLVEEASSFCAHYFEPHVNTRHRKVPRNDDTVEHMDEHLGNLSIFTHSGRPLEKERLHISRTRISSETNVHLVEFIFVNELHMANPNINDKQVDEKLEREFDKWFNKYVHNPSNNISSQF